From Xenopus laevis strain J_2021 chromosome 7L, Xenopus_laevis_v10.1, whole genome shotgun sequence, one genomic window encodes:
- the cplane2.L gene encoding ciliogenesis and planar polarity effector 2-like produces MEAGPVLDPEWHRSPEGLEYLSRVLRHNKRKFFGLIERPMLPPRLPADVASYKVFVCGKSGVGKTSFIAKLSGLSVPSMHCETAGIQTTCMYWPVRPSGSARPLIFRFQFWDCGEGALRKFHHILPECKEKADAVLFLFSITDRSSFEDVPALISRTLDPEEDVARVVVGTKLEQYMHTDVTEDDLRDFQRTWHLPVMRVRSVNGPPMTDGRDLDGRAGLAECAPVLNGLAEILWHRDQLIAGLVGGAE; encoded by the exons ATGGAGGCGGGGCCGGTGCTGGATCCCGAGTGGCATCGCTCCCCGGAGGGACTCGAGTACCTGAGCCGCGTTCTGCGCCACAACAAACGCAAGTTCTTTG GACTGATAGAGCGGCCCATGCTCCCCCCGCGCCTCCCGGCCGATGTCGCCTCTTATAAAGTCTTTGTCTGCGGGAAAAGCGGCGTCGGCAAAACCTCCTTCATCGCTAAACTGAGTGGACTGTCTGTACCCAGCATGCACTGCGAGACCGCAG GTATTCAGACCACCTGCATGTATTGGCCTGTGCGACCCAGTGGCAGCGCCCGACCCCTGATTTTCAGGTTCCAGTTCTGGGACTGTGGGGAGGGGGCTCTCCGGAAGTTTCATCACATCTTGCCG GAGTGTAAAGAAAAGGCCGACGCAGTTCTCTTCCTCTTCTCTATCACTGATCGATCGTCATTCGAGGATGTGCCGGCGCTGATCTCTCGCACGCTCGACCCGGAAGAAGATGTTGCACGTGTGGTTGTTGGGACCAA GCTGGAGCAGTACATGCACACGGATGTGACCGAGGACGACCTGCGCGACTTCCAGAGAACGTGGCACCTGCCCGTCATGCGAGTACGGAGTGTGAATGGGCCCCCCATGACTGATGGGCGGGATCTGGATGGCAGGGCGGGACTTGCAGAATGTGCTCCTGTGCTCAATGGGTTGGCAGAAATTCTGTGGCACAGAGACCAACTTATTGCTGGACTTGTAGGCGGGGCTGAATGA